In Desulfovibrio sp. Fe33, the genomic window ATCCAGGAGGACCGCGTCATGTACCCGGCCACCTGGCTGGAAATAAGCTGCATGTGAAAACTCCTTGAAAATCGGATGAAGCCATTACCCTACGGCAAACAACCACCGCCTGCAATACGAGAAGCCTTTGGCGGGCGGGGGGCTGCAGAGCCCTACCGCGTGACGCCTCCTTCCCAGACGTAGCAGAATCCGGCCCTCGGGGGCATGAGGAAGGAGGTATCCACCCCCAGGAGGTTCGGCTTGTACGGTTCGGCGGAATCGAGGGTGTTGTATGGGTTGTCGTCGGGATAGAGGTCGCGGCGGTAGGTCACCACAAGGCTGTCCTCGGGGAGTCCTGCCAGGGAGCGGGCCTTGGCGAAGGCGTCCTGGATGTATCCGACCTGGTCGACGAGCCCGAGGGAAAGGGCCTGGTTCGCGGTGAACACGCGGGCGGTCTTGACCGTTTCGAGGTCAGCCGGGGCCAGGTGGCGATGCTCCTGGACCAGCGCGTAAAACCGTCCGGCCATATCGTCGATTATCGCCTGGAACAGGGCTTTTTCCTCATCGGTTGAAGGCCGGAAGGGAGACCCCATGTCCTTGTCCCGGCCGGATTTGGAGACTTCCATATCCACGCCGACCTTGTCCATCAGGCCGCTCACCTTGGGCCGCATGAAGACCACGCCCACGGAGCCGGTGATGGTGGTCGGGTGTGCCATGATCCAGTCGGCGGGGAGGGCCGCGTAATAGCCGCCCGAGGCTGCCACGTCGAACATGGCCGCGATCACGGGCTTGCCCGTCCGCTCCTTGAAGGCGGTCAGCTCGTGATAGATGACGTCCGAGGCTGTGGCGGTGCCGCCCGGGGAGTCGATGGCCACGACCACCGCGCCCACCTGGTCGTCGGTCTCGGCCAGCTTGAGGTTGTTGACAAGCTCCTGCACCGGGCTGGGCTGGGAGCGGAGCATCCCCCGTGCCGGTTGGGTGGTCAGGAAACCGCGAAGGTGGATCAGTGCGACCTTCCCTTCACCCTCGCCGTCCACCACGTACTCCTTGAGGGGTTCCGTGGCCTGGGAGGCGAAAATCTTGATCTTGGGCGCACAGCCCGGGAGCAAAAGAAACAGTAAGGCCAGCGCGGCCAGGATTCGGGACGGCATGGGGACCTCCGGTGGATTTCGGGTTATGGGAGCATCCTACCGGGGCCGGGGAGTCTTGCCAAGGGGGGCCGCCCGACATGCATCTCTCTCCTCCCTGAGGGAGATGCCGTCGATCGGGTCTTCAGGTTGTCCCGGGAAGGGTTAGACCGCCGCGTTCTGGGCCTCGTAAGCCTGGCTGGCGAGGCGTTGCAGGAGGGCGGAAGAGCCGCCCGACCCCTCGAACAGGGCCTGCACGCTTGCGTCGCCCTGGCGGAACGCCTGTAGCAGTTCGTCCACCGTGACCACGCCGTCCTCGTTGAGATCGTAGGCGTCGTACTCCTCCTCGTCGGACGAGGACTCGCTTTCGCCCGTCCCGGACACCGCCCGGGCCGAGGAGGCTTCGCCTTGGGAAGAGGCCGAACCCTGCATGGATGCCATGAAGCCGCCGCCGTCTTCGGCGTCCTTCTTTGCGATGGACGCAACGGTTTCGTCGGAATCCGACTGGTTTCCCCGTTGGGCCTGCATCATTTCCGCAAGCCCGTAGGATGCGCCGGAGCCGCTCACTGCCGAGATGCTCATGCTCTGCTCCTTGGTTAAAGGTGATGGCGGCAATATCTGCCGTCGACAACTCGATAACGGGACGCAGCAAGGGGCGGGCCAGGAAACGGCCCGTGAATGATAAGAATTGTTAAGACGGAACCGGCGGTGCGGAATCAGGCGACCAGGGCGAATCCGAGTCCGGCGGCCAGTTCTCCGAGGATCACGGCGCAGCCTAGGAAATCGCCGTTCGCGCCGCCGACCTTGTCCGCCAGCCGGAACAGGCCGAGCAGGACCGCCGTGGCGATGACCGTGGAGGCCAGGGTTGCGGCGAACCCGGCCATGACCAGTCCGGTCACGAAGGCGAAAAGGGTGGTGGCCAGGGCCACGCCGAGGGTTGCTCCGTCGACGTACAGCTTGCCCAGGCCGGGACGGACCAGATGGCGCACGTGGTAGCCGAGCCAGACCGCGGCGGCCCTGCCCAGGACGAAGACCCAGGCGGCGGCCCAATATTCGCCTCGGGAGAGCATGGTGTGGAAGAGGAGAATCTGACCGGCCGCGGCCATGACCAGGCCCATGGCGCCGAATGCGCCGGTATGGCTGTCCTTGACCACTTCCCAGAACCGCACGGGGTCGGTGTGCGTGGTCACCGCGTCGCATACGTCGGCCAGGCCGTCCATATGCAAACCGCGCGTGAGATAGATGGAGGCCGCCACCATGAGCCACGCCTGAATCCAGGGGGAGTTTCCGAACAGGCCGAGCCACAGGGGCAGGACGATGACCACGCCGAGGACCAGACCCGCCGGGGCCATCCAGCGCATACACCTGTTCATGGCCGGTTCGGAAATGACCCTGGCCGGGGCCAGCCGGGTCAGGAAACCGAGGGTGTCGACGAAGTCTCGCAGCATGTCATGCCTCCCAGGCCAGCTCCACGGGGTCTCCCATGGACAGGCCGAAACGCTTGGCCGCGGACCGTTGGTTCACGGCGAGTTCAAGAAAACCCTGGCTGCCTTCGAGCAGGCCCGGTTCACCCTCGGGCATGTCCGCATACCGTGCCGCGTAGGCCAGGGGGCCACCCGCCGGGGACTCCATGCGCAGCCCTTCGGGGGTGCCCATGCCGCCCGCTTCCAGGTTGAGTACGCAATTGCCGAAACGATCGATGTGCAGCACGTGCGTGCGCACCCTGCCCGGGCCGAATTCCGGCTGGGACCATGTGCGCGTGACCAGGTCGGCCGGGGCGATCTCCGGCCCGATGCCTTCGGGCCTGCCGCCCAGGGCGAGCCACGCGGCCAGCGGAGCGAAGACGTCCCTGCCGTGGAAGGTGTGCGATACCTTTTCGGGCGCGTCCATGGCCCTGGAAAGATCGAAGGCGCGCACCTCGGACCATGCGCGGTTCAGGGCCAGGGTGAGCAGCCCGTTGTCCGGGGCCACCAGCAGCCGGTTGCCGATCTGGAGGCAGGCTATGCGCCGGTCCGTGCCCACGCCGGGATCGACCACGGCGAGGATGACCGCGTCCGCCGGAAAATGTTCGTAGCTGGCGGCCAGGAAAAATCCGGCCTGGGCCACGTTGTAGGGGGCTACGTCGTGGGAGATGTCCACCACCGGGCAGTTGGGGGCCTTGCGCGCCAGGACCGCCTTGACCTGGCCCACATAGGGGTCTGTCAGGCCGAAGTCCGAAATCAGACCGATGGTCCGGGGCGGCGGAGCGTCCTTCTTTTCGGTGGCGAAAATCATCTAATACACCTTCCTCGACGAGAATCCCTGGCCCTGGACGTGGAAGCCTGAGCCCATGATGAAAAACGCGTTCGGGTCGATGGTGTAGACCAGCTCCTCAAGCTCCTTGAGCTGGATGGACGAGACCATGGTCATGATTACCTTGCGCTCTTCGCCCGTGTATCCGCCCGTGCCTTCCAGGATGGTCACGCCCCGGTCCAGGTCGATCAGGATGGCCGCGTTGATGGCGGCGTGGTGCTCCGAGACGATCATGACCATCTTGCGCTCAGAGAACATGCCCAGCACGTATTCGATGCCGAAGGCGATGACGAAGGTCATGGCGATGGAATAAAAGACGATGTTCATGTCCAGATAGATGAAGCCCGCCACGAAACCGATCATGTTGAACCAGAATTCGAAGGAGCCCATGGACATGTTGAACTTCTCCTTGCAGATCACGGCCAGGATGTCCGATCCGCCGGTGGAGCCGAGCGAACGGAGCGCGATGCCCACGCCCGCGCCCATGATCCCGCCGCCCGTGATGACGGCCAGCCAGATGTCGTCCATGTGCAGGGAGTAGGGAATGACGTCGATGAAGACCGAGGAGACGACCATTCCGTAAAGGGAATAGAGGAAGAACCGCTTGCTGACGAATACCCAGCCGAGGACGAACACGGGCAGGTTCAGGGCGAAATACCACTGGCCCGTGCTCAATCCGCCGAAGGCGTAGTAGCACAGCAGCGCGATGCCCGACATGCCGCCGGTCAGCAGGCCGTGCGGCACGGCGATGGCCTTGACCGAGAAGGCGATGAGAAATGAGCCCAGGGTTAGCAGGGCGAGGTTCCACGGCACGCCGAAAGTCATGGCGCGCAGCTTGTCCTTGAAGGTATTGGTCATAGTCGTTCTCCGCCACATGTTCTAGCGGGTTTTGTCGAGGGTGAAAACCAAAAAACGGAAGTCGTCCGTTACTTGCGGACCGTACCGATTGCCTGTAAACGGGGTAGGGATTTTTCCCGAACAATGCCTTTAAGGAAGTTTTTCATGACACTCAAGGATCTCGTATCGGAAGAGGAGCTGGCCAAGCTCCAGCAGGAACTGCATGACCGCTTCGGCCTGAACGCCGACATCATGGACGGCGACGGCCACCGGCTGCTCGGCAATACCTGGGGAAACGCCCTGTGCCGGGCCATCCGCGACGATGACAAGGGCTTCGGCGCCATCTGCGCCACCGCCGGACAGATGTTCACCCAATTGCTCAAGAAGGGCGAGCCGTTCGTCGAATACTGCGACGGCGGCATGGTCCGCGTGAGCGTGCCCGTGGTCGTCGAAGGCGAGGTCGTCGGCGGCGTGGGCGGCTGCGGCCTGGTCCCCGCCGACGAAGAGGTGGACGAGTTCACCATAGGCATGATGAGCGGCCTGAGCGAAGAGGATATCGCCGAAAAAGCCAAGACCGTGCGGACCGTCACCGAAGAACAACTGGCCGAAATCCAGGCGTTTATCACCAAACGGATCGAAGGATTGCTAAAATAGATTCCGTTGGCGAATCGGTTTCATTGATGAAATCGGATTTTGAAGCCGCCTTCGGCGGATTGGACAGGTGACTTCGCCTCCGGCGGCCAAAGGGTTATAACCCTTTGGAAACCCATTTTCGCCTTCGGCTGAGGTGTTGATGGAGGGGCATTTACTCCTTCAGAATCGCATTATGCGAAACGTCCGCAAACCATACTGGCTTGTGGGCGTTTTTTGCGTAATACCCGCCCTTCAGGGCGGCAATGGGGATGCAAGGGGGCGCTCCCCTTGCCCGCCGGAGGCGAAATCACCCGACAAATCCGCCGAAGGCGGCTTCAAAACCTGATTTCCCTCCCGCCTCCGGTAACAAAGGGGGGGGCCGGAAACGGAACGGTCCTTCGGCATCCGCAGGAGAAACCGGGCGTTCCCCGTTTGGGGCAGGGGAGAACCGTTGCCTCGCGGCGTTTTCGTTCCGGCGGGGCGTGCCGTCCTGCTGCCGGATGTCGGGGGCCATGGCCTATATATATTAGACAAGCGGGTGCAAATGCCTTACAAGACCATTCCAGCCCCTCGGACGGGGTCTAACGCCCTGTCCGGCGGAAAATTCCCTATAGAATGGAAATCATGAGCAAGATCGATAAAATACGCAATTTCAGCATCATTGCCCACATCGACCACGGCAAGTCCACGTTGGCTGACCGCATTCTCGAAATCACCGGCATGGTCGGCGACCGCGAGAAAAAGGACCAGTACCTGGACAAGATGGAGCTGGAGCGCGAGCGCGGCATCACCATCAAGGCGCAGACCGTGCGCATCCCGTACACCGATCACGACGGGACGAAGTACATCCTCAACCTTATCGACACGCCCGGCCACGTGGACTTCTCCTATGAGGTCTCGCGGTCTCTGGCGGCCTGTGAAGGCGCGCTGCTGGTGGTGGACGCCACTCAGGGCGTCGAGGCCCAGACCCTGGCCAACGTGTATCTGGCCCTGGACAATGACCTTGAGGTCATCCCGGTGCTGAACAAGATAGATCTGCCCAGCGCCGATCCCGAGCGCATCGCGCACGAAATCGAGGACGTCATCGGCCTGGACTGCTCCCACCCGATCATGGTTTCGGCCAAGACCGGCAAGAACGTGGAGGAGGTCCTGGACGCGGTCGTCAATCTGCTGCCGCCGCCCAAGGGCGATCCCGACGCGCCTCTCAAGGCGCTTATCTTCGATTCCTGGTACGACTCCTATCAGGGCGTGGTGGTCCTTTTCCGGATCATCGACGGCACGCTGAAGAAGGGCAGGCGCATCAAGATCCATTCGAGCGGGAAGACCTTCGAAGTCACCCGGCTGGGCGCGTTCATGCCCGAGGCCCAGGACATCAAGGAAATGGGGCCCGGCGAGGTTGGCTTCCTGTGCGCTTCCATGAAGGAGCTCGGCGACGCGCCCGTGGGCGACACCATCACCCTGGCCGACAACCCGGTGGCAACGCCGTATCCCGGCTTCAAGCCGGTCAAGCCCATGGTCTTTTCGGGGTTGTACCCGGTGGAGCCTTCCGAATACGAGACCCTCAAGGCTGCTCTGGAGAAGCTCCAGCTCAACGATGCGGCCTTCACCTACGAGCCGGAGACCTCCCAGGCCCTCGGTTTCGGGTTCCGTTGCGGCTTCCTGGGCCTTCTGCACATCGAGATCATCCAGGAGCGGCTTGAGCGCGAGTTCGAGGCCCGGCTGATAACCACGGCTCCGTCGGTTATTTACGAGGTCCTCACCGTGACCGACGAGGAGTTGACCATCGACAACCCGTCCAAGCTGCCGGACCCGACCCGCATCAAAGCCATCCGCGAGCCGTTCGTGCGCCTGGAAGTGCACGTGCCCAACGAGTACGTGGGCGCGGTGCTCGCCTTGTGCGAGGAGAAGCGGGGCATCCAGAAGAACATCGCCTACATCACCTCCACGCGCGTAGTCATCACCTACGAGATACCGTTCGCCGAGGTCATGTACGACTTCTTCGACAAGCTCAAATCCTCCACCAAGGGGTACGCTTCACTCGACTACGAGGTCATCGACTACCGCGAGGCCGACCTGGTCAGGCTGGACATCCTTATCAACGGCGATCCCGTGGACGCCTTCTCCTGCATCGTGCATCGGGAAAATTCCGCCCGCATCGGCCGCTCGCTCGCACTGAAGCTCAAGCGCAGCATACCGCGCCAGATGTTCGAGGTGGTCATTCAGGCCGCCATCGGCAACAAGATCGTTGCCAAGGAACGCAACGCCCCCTTCCGTAAGGACGTTACCGCCAAGTGCTACGGCGGCGACATCACCCGGAAGCGCAAGTTGCTGGAAAAGCAGAAAGAGGGAAAGAAGCGTATGCGCCGCATGGGCAACGTGGAAATTCCCCAGGAAGCGTTCCTGTCCGTACTGAAAGCCGATGAGGACTAGTCGGCGCATCCAACAAGGAATCCCATGACTCAAAGCTCGCTCAAATCCTTTCGTGATACCCTTGAGGCCATTGTGGTGGCCCTTCTTCTGGCCTTCGTCATCCGCGCCTTCATCGTTCAGGCGTTTAAGATCCCGTCCGGGTCCATGCTTGAAACTCTCCAGATCGGCGATCACCTGCTGGTCTCCAAGTTCGCCTATGACGTCCGCCTGCCTTCCAATATCTGGCTCGACACCACCGACGGCAAGGTGTTGATGAAGACCGGCGACCCGCAGCGCGGCGACATCGTCGTCTTCCTGTTCCCGGAGGACGAATCCAAGGACTTCATCAAGCGGGTTATCGGCCTGCCGGGCGAGACCCTGGAAGTGCGCAACAAGGTGGTCTACATCAACGGCCGCGCCCTGGACGAGCCCTACGTGCTCCACACCAAGGCCGACACCCTGCCCGTGCGCGACAATTTCGGGCCGGTGGTCATTCCCCAGGGCGAGTACTTCGTCATGGGCGACAACCGCGAAGGCTCCTACGACTCGCGCTGGTGGGGGACGGTCAAGCGCAGCAAGATCGTCGGCAAGGCCCTGGTCATCTACTGGTCCTGGGGCTCCGTCACCGATATCCGCTTCAACCGGATCGGAACCCTGCTGAACTAGGCCGTTACGCCGCATGACTGAAAAAGCCGCTCTGAGAGCGGCTTTTTTGCGCTCTTGCCAATCGCGCCTCCATGCCTTACTTCGATCGTGTAAGCTGCACGTAGGAATGATTATGAACAAGGTCATACGAACCATATTGGTGGACGACGAGCCCCCGGCCCAGGACGAACTCAGTTACCTGCTTTCGTCGCACGAGGATATCGACGTGGTCGGCACGGCGGGCAACGCCGCCGACGCGGTCGAGGCCATCGCTTCCAAACGGCCCGATCTGGTCTTTCTGGACATCCAGATGCCGGGGCGGGACGGGTTCTCGGTGCTCAGGGACGTCATGGCCATGGAGCGGCACCCCCTGGTGATTTTCGTTACGGCTTTCGACGAGTACGCCATCCGCGCCTTCGAGGAGAACGCGGTGGACTACATTCTCAAGCCTGTGGACACCAGGCGGCTGGCGGACAGTCTCGACAGGGTCCGCAAAAGGCTGGCGGCCAGCGAGACCCGGGAGTCGAGCGAGGTCCTGCGCAAGCTGCTGGCGGGCGCGGGCATCAAGCCAGGAGTGACGCGTATCAGCGTGGAGCACGGGGGGCGCAACATCCTCCTGAGCCCCAAGGAGATCGTCTACTTCAACTATGAGAACCGCAGGGTTCACGCCGGAACGCGCGACAACCTATACCCGTGCGCCTGCGACGCGACCCTGGACCGCCTGGAAGAGCGTCTGGAGGGATTCCCCTTTTTCCGGGCCAACCGGTCCCAACTGGTCAACCTGGCGCTGGTGCGGACCTACGCGCCGTGGTTCAACGGCAAGTACGTCCTGACCATGGGCGACCGCGCCGAGACCGAGATCATCGTCAGCAAGGCGCGGGTGCGTCCCTTCAAGGACGCCATGGAACTGTAGGGAGACTCCGTGAACACTTTTGAAATCATTTTGACTCTGGCCGAGCGGTTCGGCCTCATGGTGGGTCTGGTCCTGCTGTTCCTGACCATAATGCCCGTTCGCCGGATGCAGTTCACGGGCGAGAGTTCCCGGTTGCGCACCTTCCTGGTGACCGTCCTTTTCGGCCTGCTCGGCATCCTCGGCACCTACACCGGCAACGCGGTCTTCGATTCCGTGGCCAACCTGCGGGCCATGGTGGTCATCTCGGGCGGCCTGTTCGGCGGCCCCGTGGTGGGCATCGGCGCGGGGCTCATCGCCGGGGTTCACCGTATCCTTTTCGACCTGCACGGGTTCAGCGCCTATCCCTGCGGCATCGCCACGGCCATCGAGGGATTCGCGGCGGGCATGGTGGCCCTGCGGTTCGGCGTGGGGGCCATGAACTGGCGGGCGGCCGCCGGACTGGCCTTTGCGGGCGAGGCCATGCACATGGGGCTGGTCCTGCTCATGTCCAAGCCCTTTCCCGAGGCGTGGGAGCTGGTCAAGCTCATCGCCCCGCCCATGCTCCTGGTCAACGCGTTCGGCGCGGCCCTGTTCGTGGAGGTCATCAATCTGTATTCCCGCGACCGCGACCGGCGGGAATCCCTTCATGCGCAGATCATTCTCGATATCGCCAACATGGCGGTCAGCTATTTGCGCCTCGGCCTTTCCCTGGAAACCGCCGCGGCCACGGCCGAGATCATCTATACCCGGGTGGGAGTGGCGGCCGTGGCCATCACGGACACCCGCGACGTCCTGGCCCACGTGGGGGCCGGAGCCGACCACCATACGGCCGGGCGCGAGATCCGCACCAACGCCACCCGCGAGGTTCTTCGGACGGACCGTCCCGCCTTCCTGCACAGCGCCGAGGCCATCGGCTGCAACGACCCGGCCTGCCCCATGACGGCGGCCATCATCGTTCCGCTCAAGAAGAACAACGAGATTGTCGGCACCCTCAAGTTTTACGGCAGCCGCGAGCGGCCCCTCAACGTCACTCTTTTCGAAGTGGCCATCGGCCTGGCGAACCTCTTTTCCACCCAGGTGGAGCTGGAGGACATTCAGATCAAGGAACAGATGCTGGCCCATGCCGAGATTCGCAGGCTGCATTCCCAGATCAACCCGCATTTCCTGTTCAATTCCCTGAACACCATCGCCTCGTTCTGCCGGACCAACTCGGAGCGGGCCAGGGAGCTGCTCATGGACCTGTCGCTGTACATGCGCCGCAACCTGGACCTGAGCCGGGGATTCATTCCGTTGGGCGAGGAACTGGAGCAGGTCCGTTCCTATCTGGCCATCGAAAAGGCCCGCTTCGGCGACCGCATCCAGGTGGAGGACGAGGTGGAGGAGGGGTGCGAAAACTGGCCCATCCCGCCGCTGATCATCCAGCCCCTGGTGGAGAACGCCATCCGGCACGGTGTACTCGGCCGGGAGCGGGGCGGTACGGTCAAGGTCCGCGCCTGGCGTGAAAACGGCCATCTTGAAATCAGCGTGGCCGACGACGGCGTGGGCATGGACCGCGCCACCCTTGACCGGGTTCTGAACCCCGACTGCGTCGATTCCGCCGTGGGCGGCATCGGGATGCGCAACTGCCTGAGCCGCATGGAGCATATCTACGGCCGCCAGTTCGCACCCAAGGTGGACAGCGTTCCCGGCAAGGGAACCACCATCGTGCTCCAGGTGCCCGCCCGGCACTGACCGTTCGAACCGGGGATACGTTCGTTCAGACCGGGAAACGGTCGGTTCCGACGGGAACCGTCGCATTGTTTCCGGAAAACCTCCTAAAAAGTAATTGCCGCCCGGCGGCGTAACTTTTCATCGGAGGTTGTGAAACATGCTTTTCTTTTTCGGATGCGTAGGCCTGCTCATCGCGGGATATTTCATCTACGGCACGTTCGTGGATCGCGTTTTCGGTTCTGACGAGAACCGCGTCACCCCGGCCGTGGCCATGGCCGACGGCATCGACTACATGGTCATGCCCAAATGGAAGATCATCTTCATCCAGGTGCTGGATATCGCGGGCATCGGCCCCATCTTCGGCCCCATCCTGGGCGCGCTCTACGGCCCCGTGGCCATGATCTGGATCGTCATCGGCTGTATTTTCGGCGGCGCGGTGCACGACTATTTCTCCGGAATGCTTTCCGTGCGCAACAACGGCGCGTCCATTCCCGAGGTGGTCGGCGAGTATCTCGGCATGTCGGCCCGCCAGGTCATGCGCCTGTTCTCCTTCATCCTGCTCATGCTGGTCGGCGTGGTCTTCGTGCTCTCCCCGGCCAAGTTGCTCAACGGTTTGACCGGCATCGACACCGGCCTGCTGGTCATGGCCATCTTCGCCTACTACTTCCTGGCGACCATCCTGCCCATCGACAAGATCATCGGCCGCATCTATCCATTGCTCGGATTCCTGCTCCTGGCCATGACCGTGTCCCTGTTCGTCGCCCTGATGCTCTCCAGCCACGAAGTGCTGCCCAACCTGGCCTTCAGCAACATGCACCCCGGCGACAAGCCCATCTGGCCGCTGCTCTTCATCACCATTTCGTGCAGCGCCATCTCCGGTTTCCACTCCACCCAGTCCCCGCTCATGGCCCGCTGCGTCGCGAATGAGCGCCAGGGCCGAGCCGTGTTCTACGGCTCCATGATCATCGAAGGCATCATCGGCCTGGTTTGGTGCGCGCTGGGCATTTCCTTCTACGACAATCCCCAGGCCCTGTCCTCGGTCATCGCCGCAGGCTCCCCTTCCGCGGTCGTCGCCGAAGTCTCCCGCTCCCTGCTCGGCACCGTCGGCGGCGGTTTGGCCATCCTGGCCGTCATCGTCCTGCCCATCACCAGCGGCGACACCGCGTTCCGGTCCACCCGCCTGATCGTGGCCGAGACCTTCAAGGTCAAGCAGGACGCCGCCGTCAAGCGGTTGATGATCTCCATTCCGTTGTTCGTCATCGGCTATGTCATCTCCACCCAGAACTTCTCGACCATCTGGCGGTACTTCGGCTTCTCCAACCAGTGCCTGAGCGCCCTGGTCCTGTGGACCTCCGCCGCCTACCTGGCGCAGCGCGGCAAGCTGCACTGGATCGCCACCATCCCGGCCGTCTTCATGACCGCTGTCTGCGTGACCTTCATCGCCAACGCCCAGATCGGTTTCGGATTGTCCTACGACACCTCCGTGATCATCGGCCTGGTGGGTGCCGCCGCGCTCTTCGCGGCCTTCCTCTTCAAGTTCGTCTTCTCCGGCAAGACCGTGGCAGAAACCTCCGCCTAGCCGTCCGCAACGGGCTGCATAGGCATTGCATAAGGGAAAGGCCCGCTCCGTACGGAGCGGGCCTTTCCGCGTTCGGCGGGCCGAGAAATTACCGTTGGATGTCCAGCTCCCGCTTCTTCGTATAGATGAAGCGGACCATTTCGTATTCGAAGGGCGAGCCGGTGGAGTGGTAGCTGAAGGCGGTGTTGGCGCGGAGGTTGATGCCGCGGATGATGAGGTCCGTCATGTCCAGAGGGCGGCTGTTCTCGATGCCCGCCGCCTGGTAGATCATGGTCATTTCCACATAGAGGACCAGGATGTCGCCGCCGAATCCGGCGGCGTCGCGCACGTTGGACGGCCCGAGAAGCGGCATGACGAAGTAGGGGCCGGAGCCGATTCCCCAGTAGCCGAGAGTCTGGCCGACATCCTCGTGCTGGCGCGGCAGCTTCTTGTTGCGCGAGGCCAGGTCGCGAACGCCGAGCACGCCGAAGCTCGAATTGATGAGGAACCGCGTGAAGGAGATGGCCGCCTTTTCCATGCGGCCCTGAAGCACGCTGTTGAACGCCACGGGCATCTCGTTCAGGTTGTCGATGAAATTTTTCACCCCGGTTCGTATGACCTCGGGAATGAAGAACTTGTACAGGGTGGCCACCGGGAGCATGACATATTTGTCCAGGGTGGCGTTGATCTCGTACATGTTGCGGTTCATGGGTTCCCACGGGTCCTCGATGTCCAGGAACTTCAGGGAGTCCGAATTCTCTGTCGGCCAATGATGGACGGTCGTGCGGAATCCCGTGGGCTCCAGGCCCGCCGAGGGGTCTTTCACGTCCAGGACCTTGGGGCCGCAACCGCCCAGCAGGGACAGGGCCAGGAG contains:
- the sppA gene encoding signal peptide peptidase SppA, which codes for MPSRILAALALLFLLLPGCAPKIKIFASQATEPLKEYVVDGEGEGKVALIHLRGFLTTQPARGMLRSQPSPVQELVNNLKLAETDDQVGAVVVAIDSPGGTATASDVIYHELTAFKERTGKPVIAAMFDVAASGGYYAALPADWIMAHPTTITGSVGVVFMRPKVSGLMDKVGVDMEVSKSGRDKDMGSPFRPSTDEEKALFQAIIDDMAGRFYALVQEHRHLAPADLETVKTARVFTANQALSLGLVDQVGYIQDAFAKARSLAGLPEDSLVVTYRRDLYPDDNPYNTLDSAEPYKPNLLGVDTSFLMPPRAGFCYVWEGGVTR
- a CDS encoding adenosylcobinamide-GDP ribazoletransferase; this encodes MLRDFVDTLGFLTRLAPARVISEPAMNRCMRWMAPAGLVLGVVIVLPLWLGLFGNSPWIQAWLMVAASIYLTRGLHMDGLADVCDAVTTHTDPVRFWEVVKDSHTGAFGAMGLVMAAAGQILLFHTMLSRGEYWAAAWVFVLGRAAAVWLGYHVRHLVRPGLGKLYVDGATLGVALATTLFAFVTGLVMAGFAATLASTVIATAVLLGLFRLADKVGGANGDFLGCAVILGELAAGLGFALVA
- a CDS encoding SAM hydrolase/SAM-dependent halogenase family protein translates to MIFATEKKDAPPPRTIGLISDFGLTDPYVGQVKAVLARKAPNCPVVDISHDVAPYNVAQAGFFLAASYEHFPADAVILAVVDPGVGTDRRIACLQIGNRLLVAPDNGLLTLALNRAWSEVRAFDLSRAMDAPEKVSHTFHGRDVFAPLAAWLALGGRPEGIGPEIAPADLVTRTWSQPEFGPGRVRTHVLHIDRFGNCVLNLEAGGMGTPEGLRMESPAGGPLAYAARYADMPEGEPGLLEGSQGFLELAVNQRSAAKRFGLSMGDPVELAWEA
- a CDS encoding YitT family protein; amino-acid sequence: MTNTFKDKLRAMTFGVPWNLALLTLGSFLIAFSVKAIAVPHGLLTGGMSGIALLCYYAFGGLSTGQWYFALNLPVFVLGWVFVSKRFFLYSLYGMVVSSVFIDVIPYSLHMDDIWLAVITGGGIMGAGVGIALRSLGSTGGSDILAVICKEKFNMSMGSFEFWFNMIGFVAGFIYLDMNIVFYSIAMTFVIAFGIEYVLGMFSERKMVMIVSEHHAAINAAILIDLDRGVTILEGTGGYTGEERKVIMTMVSSIQLKELEELVYTIDPNAFFIMGSGFHVQGQGFSSRKVY
- a CDS encoding PocR ligand-binding domain-containing protein yields the protein MTLKDLVSEEELAKLQQELHDRFGLNADIMDGDGHRLLGNTWGNALCRAIRDDDKGFGAICATAGQMFTQLLKKGEPFVEYCDGGMVRVSVPVVVEGEVVGGVGGCGLVPADEEVDEFTIGMMSGLSEEDIAEKAKTVRTVTEEQLAEIQAFITKRIEGLLK
- the lepA gene encoding translation elongation factor 4, which gives rise to MSKIDKIRNFSIIAHIDHGKSTLADRILEITGMVGDREKKDQYLDKMELERERGITIKAQTVRIPYTDHDGTKYILNLIDTPGHVDFSYEVSRSLAACEGALLVVDATQGVEAQTLANVYLALDNDLEVIPVLNKIDLPSADPERIAHEIEDVIGLDCSHPIMVSAKTGKNVEEVLDAVVNLLPPPKGDPDAPLKALIFDSWYDSYQGVVVLFRIIDGTLKKGRRIKIHSSGKTFEVTRLGAFMPEAQDIKEMGPGEVGFLCASMKELGDAPVGDTITLADNPVATPYPGFKPVKPMVFSGLYPVEPSEYETLKAALEKLQLNDAAFTYEPETSQALGFGFRCGFLGLLHIEIIQERLEREFEARLITTAPSVIYEVLTVTDEELTIDNPSKLPDPTRIKAIREPFVRLEVHVPNEYVGAVLALCEEKRGIQKNIAYITSTRVVITYEIPFAEVMYDFFDKLKSSTKGYASLDYEVIDYREADLVRLDILINGDPVDAFSCIVHRENSARIGRSLALKLKRSIPRQMFEVVIQAAIGNKIVAKERNAPFRKDVTAKCYGGDITRKRKLLEKQKEGKKRMRRMGNVEIPQEAFLSVLKADED
- the lepB gene encoding signal peptidase I; amino-acid sequence: MTQSSLKSFRDTLEAIVVALLLAFVIRAFIVQAFKIPSGSMLETLQIGDHLLVSKFAYDVRLPSNIWLDTTDGKVLMKTGDPQRGDIVVFLFPEDESKDFIKRVIGLPGETLEVRNKVVYINGRALDEPYVLHTKADTLPVRDNFGPVVIPQGEYFVMGDNREGSYDSRWWGTVKRSKIVGKALVIYWSWGSVTDIRFNRIGTLLN
- a CDS encoding LytR/AlgR family response regulator transcription factor; this translates as MNKVIRTILVDDEPPAQDELSYLLSSHEDIDVVGTAGNAADAVEAIASKRPDLVFLDIQMPGRDGFSVLRDVMAMERHPLVIFVTAFDEYAIRAFEENAVDYILKPVDTRRLADSLDRVRKRLAASETRESSEVLRKLLAGAGIKPGVTRISVEHGGRNILLSPKEIVYFNYENRRVHAGTRDNLYPCACDATLDRLEERLEGFPFFRANRSQLVNLALVRTYAPWFNGKYVLTMGDRAETEIIVSKARVRPFKDAMEL